A genomic region of Melanotaenia boesemani isolate fMelBoe1 chromosome 21, fMelBoe1.pri, whole genome shotgun sequence contains the following coding sequences:
- the ptprea gene encoding receptor-type tyrosine-protein phosphatase epsilon isoform X2, translated as MRKNSFSSFRWLKNQRKADVTTVDKKVPNGILEEQEQQTVVLLPRSPSASKTFLPISVDNLEEEYRLRSADDGKLFREEYNSLPGGNAQGTYEEANKDENKEKNRYPNILPYDHSRVVLTQLDGSPCSDYVNASYIDGYTEKNKFIATQGPKEDTVADFWRMIWEQKVATVVMLTNLKERKEDKCYQYWPDQGCWTYGNVRVAVEDFTVLVDYTIRKFCVQYQASDAAKTPRLVTQLHFTSWPDFGVPFSPIGMLKFLKKVKSVNPSFSGPIVVHCSAGVGRTGTFIVIDAMIDMMHAEQKVDVFGFVSKIREQRSQLIQTDMQYSFIYQALLEYYLYGDTELDVSSLEGHLHKLHNTFADGDRVGLEEEFKKLTNMRIMKENMRMGNLPANMKKNRVLQIIPYDFNRVILSMRRGQEFTDYVNASFIDGYRQKDYFIATQGPLPHTVEDFWRMVWEWKCHSIVMLTELQEREQDKCCQYWPTEESVTYGNYAVELKGDTLCETFSLRDLVLTFVPEKQTRVIRHFHFHGWPEIGIPAEGKGMIDIIASVQRQQQQSGNHPIVVHCSAGAGRTGTFIALSNILERVKAEGLMDVFQTVKSLRMQRPHMVQTVEQYDFCYRVVQDFVDIFSDYANFK; from the exons ATGAGAAAAAATAGCTTCTCAAGCTTCAGATG GTTAAAAAACCAGAGAAAAGCAGACGTCACAACAGTTGACAAGAAAGTACCAAATGGCATCCTGGAGGAACAAG AGCAACAGACAGTGGTTCTTCTGCCCAGATCCCCCTCAGCCTCTAAGACCTTCTTGCCCATATCAGTCGACAACCTTGAGGAGGAGTACAGACTTCGCTCCGCTGATGATGGCAAACTCTTCAGGGAAGAGTACAAT tccTTGCCAGGGGGTAATGCCCAAGGAACATATGAGGAAGCTAACAAGgatgaaaataaagagaagaacAGATACCCCAACATCCTTCCTT ATGATCATTCCAGAGTAGTGCTGACTCAGCTGGATGGCAGTCCTTGTTCAGACTATGTGAATGCGTCTTACATTGAT GGTTACACGGAAAAGAACAAATTCATAGCTACACAAG gTCCAAAAGAAGACACTGTGGCAGATTTCTGGAGGATGATTTGGGAGCAGAAAGTAGCGACTGTAGTCATGCTGACAaatctgaaagaaagaaaagag GATAAGTGTTACCAGTACTGGCCAGACCAAGGGTGTTGGACATATGGGAATGTGAGGGTGGCCGTTGAAGACTTCACAGTCCTGGTGGACTACACCATACGCAAGTTCTGTGTACAATAT CAAGCCAGTGATGCTGCAAAGACTCCCCGTCTGGTCACCCAGCTTCACTTCACCAGCTGGCCTGACTTTGGAGTTCCTTTCTCCCCCATTGGCATGCTCAAGTTTCTCAAAAAGGTCAAGTCAGTGAATCCATCCTTCTCTGGACCAATTGTGGTCCACTGCAG TGCTGGTGTTGGGAGGACGGGAACCTTCATAGTTATAGATGCCATGATCGACATGATGCACGCAGAGCAGAAAGTTGATGTGTTTGGGTTTGTTTCTAAGATACGAGAGCAGCGCTCACAGCTCATCCAGACAGAT ATGCAGTACTCATTCATCTACCAGGCCCTGCTTGAATACTACCTCTATGGAGACACAGAGCTGGATGTGTCATCTCTGGAAGGACATCTGCATAAACTTCACAACACCTTTGCTGATGGTGATCGAGTCGGTCTGGAGGAAGAATTTAAA AAACTGACCAACATGCGAATAATGAAGGAGAACATGAGGATGGGGAACCTCCCTGCCAACATGAAGAAGAACAGAGTTCTGCAAATTATTCCGT ATGACTTCAACAGAGTTATTTTGTCCATGAGAAGAGGCCAAGAATTCACGGACTACGTCAATGCATCTTTTATAGAC GGATACAGACAGAAGGATTACTTCATCGCTACACAAGGACCTTTGCCTCACACTGTGGAGGATTTCTGGAGAATGGTCTGGGAGTGGAAATGTCACTCCATTGTAATGCTCACTGAGCTCCAGGAGAGGGAACAG GATAAATGTTGCCAGTACTGGCCCACAGAAGAGTCTGTCACCTATGGAAATTACGCTGTAGAGCTGAAAGGAGACACACTGTGTGAGACCTTCAGCCTACGAGACTTGGTACTCACCTTTGTTCCG GAGAAGCAGACAAGGGTGATCAGGCACTTCCACTTCCACGGCTGGCCTGAGATTGGCATCCCGGCTGAGGGAAAAGGCATGATCGACATCATCGCCTCAGTGcagagacagcagcagcagtctgggAACCATCCCATAGTTGTACACTGCAG tgCTGGTGCAGGGCGAACCGGTACGTTCATTGCACTGAGCAATATCTTGGAACGAGTCAAAGCAGAAGGCCTGATGGACGTGTTCCAAACTGTGAAGAGTTTACGCATGCAGAGGCCTCATATGGTCCAAACTGTG GAACAATATGACTTCTGCTACAGGGTGGTACAAGACTTTGTTGACATTTTCTCAGACTATGCCaattttaaatga
- the ptprea gene encoding receptor-type tyrosine-protein phosphatase epsilon isoform X1, translating into MVPLLFLVATTTTPNSTGNVTQTQGVTSNSPHILPTVLVVFLLLLIIVLLAWYFLRLKNQRKADVTTVDKKVPNGILEEQEQQTVVLLPRSPSASKTFLPISVDNLEEEYRLRSADDGKLFREEYNSLPGGNAQGTYEEANKDENKEKNRYPNILPYDHSRVVLTQLDGSPCSDYVNASYIDGYTEKNKFIATQGPKEDTVADFWRMIWEQKVATVVMLTNLKERKEDKCYQYWPDQGCWTYGNVRVAVEDFTVLVDYTIRKFCVQYQASDAAKTPRLVTQLHFTSWPDFGVPFSPIGMLKFLKKVKSVNPSFSGPIVVHCSAGVGRTGTFIVIDAMIDMMHAEQKVDVFGFVSKIREQRSQLIQTDMQYSFIYQALLEYYLYGDTELDVSSLEGHLHKLHNTFADGDRVGLEEEFKKLTNMRIMKENMRMGNLPANMKKNRVLQIIPYDFNRVILSMRRGQEFTDYVNASFIDGYRQKDYFIATQGPLPHTVEDFWRMVWEWKCHSIVMLTELQEREQDKCCQYWPTEESVTYGNYAVELKGDTLCETFSLRDLVLTFVPEKQTRVIRHFHFHGWPEIGIPAEGKGMIDIIASVQRQQQQSGNHPIVVHCSAGAGRTGTFIALSNILERVKAEGLMDVFQTVKSLRMQRPHMVQTVEQYDFCYRVVQDFVDIFSDYANFK; encoded by the exons ATGGTCCCCCTTCTGTTTTTGGTGGCAACCACAACAACACCAAATTCCACAGGCAATGTCACCCAAACACAAG GTGTTACATCCAACAGCCCTCACATCCTTCCCACTGTGCTGGTCgtgttcctgctgctgctcatcatCGTACTTCTGGCGTGGTACTTCCTCAG GTTAAAAAACCAGAGAAAAGCAGACGTCACAACAGTTGACAAGAAAGTACCAAATGGCATCCTGGAGGAACAAG AGCAACAGACAGTGGTTCTTCTGCCCAGATCCCCCTCAGCCTCTAAGACCTTCTTGCCCATATCAGTCGACAACCTTGAGGAGGAGTACAGACTTCGCTCCGCTGATGATGGCAAACTCTTCAGGGAAGAGTACAAT tccTTGCCAGGGGGTAATGCCCAAGGAACATATGAGGAAGCTAACAAGgatgaaaataaagagaagaacAGATACCCCAACATCCTTCCTT ATGATCATTCCAGAGTAGTGCTGACTCAGCTGGATGGCAGTCCTTGTTCAGACTATGTGAATGCGTCTTACATTGAT GGTTACACGGAAAAGAACAAATTCATAGCTACACAAG gTCCAAAAGAAGACACTGTGGCAGATTTCTGGAGGATGATTTGGGAGCAGAAAGTAGCGACTGTAGTCATGCTGACAaatctgaaagaaagaaaagag GATAAGTGTTACCAGTACTGGCCAGACCAAGGGTGTTGGACATATGGGAATGTGAGGGTGGCCGTTGAAGACTTCACAGTCCTGGTGGACTACACCATACGCAAGTTCTGTGTACAATAT CAAGCCAGTGATGCTGCAAAGACTCCCCGTCTGGTCACCCAGCTTCACTTCACCAGCTGGCCTGACTTTGGAGTTCCTTTCTCCCCCATTGGCATGCTCAAGTTTCTCAAAAAGGTCAAGTCAGTGAATCCATCCTTCTCTGGACCAATTGTGGTCCACTGCAG TGCTGGTGTTGGGAGGACGGGAACCTTCATAGTTATAGATGCCATGATCGACATGATGCACGCAGAGCAGAAAGTTGATGTGTTTGGGTTTGTTTCTAAGATACGAGAGCAGCGCTCACAGCTCATCCAGACAGAT ATGCAGTACTCATTCATCTACCAGGCCCTGCTTGAATACTACCTCTATGGAGACACAGAGCTGGATGTGTCATCTCTGGAAGGACATCTGCATAAACTTCACAACACCTTTGCTGATGGTGATCGAGTCGGTCTGGAGGAAGAATTTAAA AAACTGACCAACATGCGAATAATGAAGGAGAACATGAGGATGGGGAACCTCCCTGCCAACATGAAGAAGAACAGAGTTCTGCAAATTATTCCGT ATGACTTCAACAGAGTTATTTTGTCCATGAGAAGAGGCCAAGAATTCACGGACTACGTCAATGCATCTTTTATAGAC GGATACAGACAGAAGGATTACTTCATCGCTACACAAGGACCTTTGCCTCACACTGTGGAGGATTTCTGGAGAATGGTCTGGGAGTGGAAATGTCACTCCATTGTAATGCTCACTGAGCTCCAGGAGAGGGAACAG GATAAATGTTGCCAGTACTGGCCCACAGAAGAGTCTGTCACCTATGGAAATTACGCTGTAGAGCTGAAAGGAGACACACTGTGTGAGACCTTCAGCCTACGAGACTTGGTACTCACCTTTGTTCCG GAGAAGCAGACAAGGGTGATCAGGCACTTCCACTTCCACGGCTGGCCTGAGATTGGCATCCCGGCTGAGGGAAAAGGCATGATCGACATCATCGCCTCAGTGcagagacagcagcagcagtctgggAACCATCCCATAGTTGTACACTGCAG tgCTGGTGCAGGGCGAACCGGTACGTTCATTGCACTGAGCAATATCTTGGAACGAGTCAAAGCAGAAGGCCTGATGGACGTGTTCCAAACTGTGAAGAGTTTACGCATGCAGAGGCCTCATATGGTCCAAACTGTG GAACAATATGACTTCTGCTACAGGGTGGTACAAGACTTTGTTGACATTTTCTCAGACTATGCCaattttaaatga